Proteins found in one Candidatus Zixiibacteriota bacterium genomic segment:
- a CDS encoding AAA family ATPase: MRQRLQRITLRGFKSIRDLTDFDPGSLTVLIGPNGAGKSNFISFFRLLSWSLASPGNLQVHVGQLGGAGALLHDGPDRTREIESEISLVTEAGRNDYAFRLVFAAGDTLIYADEKYRFSKPEFTSPARWKGLGAGHREAMLIAKADDDDKTAKTILALLRRIILYQFHNTSTTARIRGKWDKDDGRWLKEDGGNLAPFLYRLKMLEPLSYQRIVDNVRLILPFFADFELEPEYNSILLQWKEQNSDRIFGAHQAADGMLRVMALVTLLLQPERDLPDVLILDEPELGLHPYAVGVVGGLIRSVATQVQVIVATQSVPLIDCFQPDDIVVVDRVGRESKFNRLTLNRLTEWLEDYSLSELWEKNVIGGRP, from the coding sequence ATGCGGCAAAGATTGCAAAGAATTACACTGCGCGGCTTCAAGAGTATTCGTGATCTAACAGATTTTGATCCGGGTTCACTTACAGTCCTAATTGGACCAAATGGCGCCGGCAAATCAAATTTCATTTCTTTCTTTCGACTCCTCTCTTGGTCGTTAGCGTCACCTGGTAACCTCCAAGTGCACGTCGGCCAACTGGGGGGAGCCGGTGCACTGCTTCACGATGGGCCTGATCGTACACGAGAAATCGAGTCCGAAATCTCACTTGTGACCGAGGCCGGTAGGAATGATTACGCCTTCAGACTCGTTTTTGCAGCAGGAGACACACTGATATATGCGGACGAGAAGTACAGATTTTCTAAGCCCGAGTTCACTTCGCCGGCTCGCTGGAAAGGACTGGGAGCAGGTCATCGCGAAGCCATGCTTATTGCAAAGGCCGATGACGATGACAAGACGGCCAAAACGATCTTAGCACTATTACGGAGGATCATCCTATATCAGTTTCACAATACATCGACAACTGCTCGGATAAGAGGGAAGTGGGATAAAGACGACGGTAGGTGGCTGAAAGAAGACGGCGGCAATCTGGCACCGTTCCTGTACAGGCTGAAGATGCTGGAACCGCTTTCATACCAGCGAATAGTTGACAACGTTCGGCTGATCTTACCGTTCTTCGCGGATTTCGAGCTGGAACCCGAGTACAATTCGATTCTACTCCAATGGAAAGAACAAAACAGCGATAGGATCTTCGGCGCGCACCAAGCCGCGGACGGGATGTTGAGGGTCATGGCGCTAGTCACGCTACTGCTTCAACCGGAGCGTGATCTGCCGGATGTACTCATTCTTGATGAGCCAGAATTGGGACTGCACCCCTATGCAGTTGGTGTAGTCGGGGGCCTAATCCGGAGTGTTGCCACGCAGGTACAGGTGATCGTCGCAACGCAATCGGTTCCTTTAATCGACTGCTTCCAACCCGATGACATCGTCGTGGTAGATCGAGTAGGGCGTGAGTCGAAGTTCAATCGCCTGACACTAAACCGATTGACTGAGTGGTTAGAGGACTATTCGCTGTCGGAACTATGGGAGAAGAATGTAATAGGGGGACGACCCTAA
- a CDS encoding DUF4276 family protein: MSIRLHLVVEGQTEETFVNQLLKPHLANFSVWADVRSVETSRRKTRVYRGGVTSYKRLRGDLKRWMREDQRSDVWFSTMIDLYGLSVLQDSFPGYEQSKGESDAYKRVEYLERQWDADMAERHFIPYLQLHEFEALVLVDPAQLLREFNGIEKQTDRLVKMVGAFDSPELINDGANTSPSKRIIAEIPAYEGRKRSLGPIITSRVGLTKLRSHCPHFKVWLERLENLPNENRNTNFRK, translated from the coding sequence ATGAGCATTAGACTTCACCTCGTTGTAGAGGGTCAAACGGAAGAGACATTCGTAAATCAGTTACTCAAGCCGCATCTTGCCAATTTTTCTGTGTGGGCTGACGTACGCTCGGTCGAGACAAGTCGACGAAAGACGAGAGTGTATCGTGGCGGTGTTACAAGCTACAAGAGGTTGCGTGGGGACCTGAAGCGGTGGATGAGGGAAGATCAGCGGTCTGATGTCTGGTTCAGTACAATGATCGATCTTTATGGACTATCCGTTTTACAAGATTCATTTCCAGGCTATGAACAATCAAAGGGTGAAAGCGACGCGTACAAAAGAGTTGAATATCTGGAACGTCAATGGGACGCAGACATGGCAGAGCGCCATTTCATTCCGTATTTGCAGCTACATGAATTTGAGGCGTTGGTTCTTGTTGACCCAGCTCAGCTTTTACGTGAGTTCAACGGGATCGAGAAACAGACCGATCGCTTGGTGAAGATGGTTGGTGCATTTGATTCTCCAGAGCTCATCAATGATGGTGCCAATACCTCACCATCTAAACGTATAATCGCTGAGATCCCGGCATATGAAGGTCGGAAGAGGTCGCTAGGGCCAATTATTACGAGCAGAGTTGGCCTAACAAAGCTGCGCAGTCACTGCCCGCATTTCAAAGTTTGGCTTGAGCGTCTCGAAAATCTTCCAAACGAAAACAGAAATACAAACTTTCGAAAATGA
- a CDS encoding glycosyltransferase family 87 protein → MISLRNNASRIRLVLMALLLTYLIGNISRHSGWYHWDFSTYYHAANVWAAGGDPYDSEAIKKDGGSANFPFLYPPVVLLFFWPFTIFSLNVALQVWLFLRVLLLIPLILLWWRWFVPTGRDWLFGLFLIIAFWGPIYLDLRAGNVTIVEQLLLWIGLALFLKKRWLWFCVCVVTAAIFKGTPLLFLGLLALPGVQHRIKLMLGSIGLFGFLHGVGYMMNPAQFAKYAKAALTWDERGKDFNPSTLAALKDVWDPLRARGVPPIIVDALTFAAYAAAVAVVLWFSWKAYRRLVALRTDEATSETDRLAVLIMLATLVCALVVPRLKVYTLMMILPVTYYVIRTEASRGALLLWMILLSMSNHTFLPIDAGFISSAGLYYPLLMLYLVWGVWTYRIIRSPASTVTTLEPAEASPADSAPI, encoded by the coding sequence ATGATATCTCTCAGGAACAACGCCTCGCGCATCAGACTGGTGCTGATGGCGCTGCTGCTCACATATCTGATCGGCAATATCTCCCGGCACTCCGGCTGGTACCACTGGGATTTCTCCACGTATTACCATGCCGCCAACGTCTGGGCTGCAGGCGGAGACCCGTACGATTCGGAAGCTATTAAGAAGGATGGCGGGTCCGCCAATTTCCCCTTTCTGTATCCGCCGGTAGTTCTCCTCTTTTTCTGGCCCTTCACAATCTTCTCGCTTAACGTAGCGCTTCAAGTTTGGCTGTTCCTAAGAGTGCTGCTGCTGATTCCGCTCATACTCCTCTGGTGGCGGTGGTTTGTGCCAACAGGACGTGATTGGCTGTTTGGGCTCTTTCTCATCATCGCTTTCTGGGGGCCGATATATCTGGACCTCCGCGCCGGCAACGTCACCATTGTCGAACAACTCCTTCTCTGGATCGGTCTGGCACTATTCCTGAAGAAGCGATGGCTCTGGTTCTGTGTCTGTGTAGTGACGGCGGCAATCTTCAAAGGGACACCTCTCTTATTCTTGGGGTTGCTGGCTCTGCCCGGTGTCCAACATAGGATCAAACTGATGCTGGGATCGATCGGCCTGTTTGGATTCCTCCACGGCGTCGGCTATATGATGAATCCTGCTCAGTTTGCCAAGTACGCCAAGGCGGCGCTCACCTGGGATGAGCGCGGCAAGGACTTCAATCCGTCGACACTGGCGGCACTGAAAGATGTTTGGGACCCATTACGCGCCAGGGGAGTTCCGCCGATCATTGTCGATGCTCTCACGTTTGCTGCCTATGCGGCAGCAGTTGCGGTGGTGCTGTGGTTCTCATGGAAAGCATATCGCAGGCTGGTGGCTTTGCGAACCGATGAGGCGACGAGCGAAACGGACCGACTCGCCGTTCTCATTATGCTGGCCACGCTTGTATGCGCCCTGGTTGTCCCGCGCCTGAAGGTGTATACGCTGATGATGATACTCCCGGTAACATATTATGTTATCCGGACCGAGGCATCACGCGGTGCGCTGTTGCTTTGGATGATCCTTTTGTCCATGTCCAATCACACTTTCCTGCCGATCGATGCCGGATTCATCAGCAGCGCCGGACTGTATTATCCGCTGCTGATGCTGTATCTGGTTTGGGGGGTCTGGACATATCGTATCATCCGGAGTCCAGCTTCTACAGTGACCACGCTGGAACCGGCCGAGGCGTCCCCGGCGGACTCGGCACCGATTTGA
- the lepA gene encoding translation elongation factor 4 — protein sequence MPMHDLSKIRNFSIIAHIDHGKSTLADRLLEKTKTLSDRQMHAQVLDSMDLEQERGITIKAHAIRLDYKARSGDWYRYNLIDTPGHVDFTYEVSRSLAACEGAILVVDASQGIEAQTLSNLYLAMDNNLEILPVINKIDLPAANPKKVSDELVDLLGCKPNDIIHCSAKQGIGIAELLEQIITVIPPPSGNPDAPLQAMVFDSTFDTYRGAQPFVKIVNGTLRKGDRVRFFSNNRVHEVEEVGFMRLKPFPQEFLAAGDVGYLFASIKEVADTRIGDTITTIVNPAKEPLKGFVNIKPMVFSGLYPAVAEDFTVLRESLEKLKLNDSSLSFTPESSTALGFGFRVGFLGLLHMEIITERLSREYGQTIINTVPNVEYIVYKTDGTQVVVDNPAEMPSAGEIEHVEEPFVDAQVITPAEYIGAIMKLATERRGEYKTTEYLSTTRVNLHYAFPLSEIIFDFYDKLKSYTRGYASFDYGIPYYKRSNLVKLDILVNSDPVDALSSIIHREKAYHWGLQLCEKLQKLIPRQMFEVVIQAAIGSRIISRATVRPLRKNVTAKCYGGDITRKRKLLERQKEGKKRMKQIGSVEIPQEAFLAALKIER from the coding sequence ATGCCAATGCATGACCTCTCGAAAATCAGGAATTTTTCGATAATCGCCCATATCGATCATGGGAAATCGACCCTGGCGGACAGGCTGCTGGAGAAGACCAAAACGCTCTCCGACCGGCAGATGCATGCCCAGGTGCTCGACTCCATGGATCTGGAGCAGGAACGCGGCATCACGATCAAGGCGCATGCGATCCGCCTGGACTATAAGGCACGAAGCGGAGATTGGTACCGCTACAATCTGATCGATACGCCGGGGCATGTGGATTTCACGTACGAAGTCAGCCGCTCGTTGGCGGCGTGTGAGGGGGCGATACTGGTGGTCGATGCCTCGCAGGGGATCGAGGCGCAGACACTCTCCAATCTGTATCTGGCGATGGACAACAATCTGGAAATCCTCCCTGTTATCAACAAGATCGATCTGCCCGCTGCGAATCCGAAAAAGGTAAGCGACGAGTTGGTGGACCTGCTCGGCTGCAAACCGAATGACATCATCCATTGCTCCGCAAAGCAGGGGATCGGCATTGCTGAATTGCTCGAGCAAATTATCACCGTCATTCCGCCGCCATCTGGTAATCCGGATGCGCCACTTCAGGCGATGGTGTTCGATTCCACCTTCGATACATACCGCGGCGCACAGCCTTTTGTGAAGATTGTCAACGGCACACTTCGCAAAGGGGACCGGGTGCGGTTTTTCTCCAATAATCGCGTGCATGAAGTCGAAGAGGTCGGGTTCATGCGCCTCAAGCCGTTCCCGCAGGAGTTTCTGGCAGCCGGCGACGTAGGGTACCTGTTTGCTTCGATCAAAGAAGTTGCAGATACACGGATCGGCGACACGATCACCACGATTGTCAATCCGGCCAAAGAACCGCTCAAGGGATTCGTTAACATCAAGCCGATGGTGTTCTCCGGGCTGTATCCGGCCGTGGCGGAGGATTTCACCGTTCTGCGCGAGTCGCTTGAGAAGCTGAAACTCAACGATTCTTCGCTTTCGTTTACGCCGGAATCTTCGACTGCGCTCGGGTTTGGGTTCCGTGTCGGGTTTCTGGGGCTGTTGCATATGGAGATTATCACCGAGCGGCTCTCGCGAGAGTACGGGCAGACGATCATCAACACGGTGCCCAACGTCGAATATATCGTATACAAGACCGACGGAACACAGGTCGTAGTCGATAATCCGGCCGAGATGCCGAGCGCGGGTGAGATCGAGCATGTCGAAGAGCCGTTTGTCGATGCGCAGGTGATTACGCCGGCTGAGTATATCGGGGCGATTATGAAACTGGCAACCGAACGGCGCGGCGAATACAAGACGACCGAATATCTGTCCACAACCCGTGTCAACCTTCATTATGCGTTTCCGCTTTCCGAGATCATTTTCGATTTCTACGACAAGCTTAAGTCCTATACGCGCGGCTACGCCTCGTTTGACTACGGCATCCCGTACTACAAGCGATCCAACCTGGTGAAGCTCGACATTCTCGTAAACAGTGACCCCGTGGATGCACTATCCTCGATCATCCACCGCGAGAAGGCGTACCACTGGGGACTCCAGCTCTGCGAGAAACTTCAGAAGCTGATACCCCGACAGATGTTCGAGGTGGTGATCCAGGCGGCGATAGGGAGCAGGATCATCAGTCGCGCGACCGTGCGGCCACTTCGCAAGAACGTGACCGCGAAGTGTTATGGCGGTGATATCACACGTAAGCGGAAGCTTCTGGAGCGCCAGAAGGAGGGGAAGAAGCGGATGAAGCAGATCGGGAGCGTGGAGATTCCGCAAGAGGCGTTCCTGGCAGCGCTCAAGATCGAGCGGTAG